Proteins from a single region of Microbacterium sp. zg-Y818:
- a CDS encoding ribonucleoside triphosphate reductase yields the protein MTAPTPPAAPRSVPVAATVDEYLSRADWRVNANANQGYSLGGLMLNASGKMIANYWLDEVYAPEAGAAHRDGDLHIHDLDMFAGYCAGWSLRTLLEQGFNGVPGKISSRPPKHLSSALGQMVNFLGTLQNEWAGAQAFSSFDTYLAPFVRLDALTYEQVRQAMQEFVFNLNVPSRWGTQTPFTNLTFDWTVPDDLAPQHPLIGGSVCDFTYADLTAEMTMINRAFIDVMTEGDDDGRAFTFPIPTYNITKDFPWDAPEVDALFAMTAKYGLPYFQNFVTSDLDPHMIRSMCCRLQLDLTELLKRGNGLFGSAEQTGSVGVVTVNCARLGFVHSGDEAAVIARLDELLEIARDTLEAKRIVIDRHIQGGLFPYTKRYLGSLENHFSTIGVNGLNEFVRNFTRDAEDITTPAGMTLAARVLDHVRERMVQFQEATGHMYNLEASPAEGATYRFAKEDIARYPGIRHAGTADNPYYTNSSQLPVGFTDDAFEAMALQEDLQGKYTGGTVLHLYMGEAMTSARACKTLVRRALERFRLPYITITPTFSICPAHGYLSGDLPSCPQCGAECEVWTRVMGYFRPVSSFNVGKKGEAAERVYFDQQKSDATPQLVGAPT from the coding sequence ATGACCGCCCCGACCCCGCCCGCCGCACCCCGCTCCGTCCCCGTCGCCGCCACCGTCGACGAGTACCTGTCGCGGGCCGACTGGCGGGTCAACGCCAACGCGAACCAGGGGTACTCCCTCGGCGGGCTCATGCTCAACGCCTCGGGAAAGATGATCGCCAACTACTGGCTCGATGAGGTGTACGCCCCCGAGGCGGGAGCTGCGCACCGCGACGGCGACCTGCACATCCACGACCTGGACATGTTCGCCGGCTACTGCGCGGGGTGGTCCCTGCGCACGCTGCTGGAGCAGGGCTTCAACGGCGTCCCGGGCAAGATCTCGTCGCGGCCGCCCAAGCACCTCAGCAGTGCGCTCGGGCAGATGGTCAACTTCCTCGGAACGTTGCAGAACGAGTGGGCGGGCGCCCAGGCCTTCAGCTCGTTCGACACCTACCTCGCCCCCTTCGTCCGGCTCGACGCGCTGACGTACGAGCAGGTGCGTCAGGCGATGCAGGAGTTCGTGTTCAACCTCAACGTGCCCTCGCGCTGGGGGACGCAGACCCCGTTCACCAACCTCACGTTCGACTGGACCGTCCCCGACGACCTCGCGCCGCAGCACCCCCTCATCGGCGGCAGCGTGTGCGACTTCACCTACGCCGACCTGACCGCCGAGATGACGATGATCAACCGCGCCTTCATCGACGTGATGACCGAGGGCGACGATGACGGCCGCGCCTTCACCTTCCCCATCCCGACGTACAACATCACCAAGGACTTCCCGTGGGACGCCCCCGAGGTCGATGCCCTGTTCGCGATGACGGCGAAATACGGCCTCCCCTACTTCCAGAACTTCGTCACGTCGGACCTCGACCCCCACATGATCCGCTCGATGTGCTGCCGACTGCAGCTGGACCTCACCGAGCTGCTCAAACGCGGCAACGGCCTGTTCGGCTCCGCCGAGCAGACCGGGTCGGTCGGGGTCGTGACCGTCAACTGCGCACGGCTGGGCTTCGTGCACTCCGGCGACGAGGCTGCCGTCATCGCGCGTCTCGACGAACTGCTGGAGATCGCGCGCGACACCCTCGAGGCCAAGCGCATCGTGATCGACCGGCACATCCAGGGTGGGCTCTTCCCGTACACCAAGCGCTACCTCGGGTCGCTCGAGAACCACTTCTCCACGATCGGCGTCAACGGGCTGAACGAGTTCGTGCGCAACTTCACCCGGGATGCCGAGGACATCACCACACCCGCCGGCATGACGCTGGCCGCCCGAGTGCTCGATCACGTGCGCGAACGGATGGTGCAGTTCCAGGAGGCCACGGGCCACATGTACAACCTCGAGGCGAGCCCCGCCGAGGGGGCGACCTACCGCTTCGCCAAGGAGGACATCGCGCGCTATCCCGGCATCCGTCATGCCGGCACCGCCGACAACCCTTACTACACCAACTCGTCGCAGCTTCCGGTCGGGTTCACCGATGACGCCTTCGAGGCGATGGCGCTGCAGGAGGACCTGCAAGGCAAGTACACCGGCGGCACCGTGCTGCACCTGTACATGGGTGAGGCGATGACCTCCGCCCGGGCGTGCAAGACGCTGGTGCGCCGAGCGCTGGAGCGGTTCCGACTGCCCTACATCACCATCACCCCGACCTTCTCGATCTGCCCTGCCCACGGCTACCTCTCGGGCGACCTGCCGTCGTGCCCGCAGTGCGGTGCCGAGTGCGAGGTGTGGACGCGCGTCATGGGCTACTTCCGTCCGGTGTCGTCGTTCAACGTGGGCAAGAAGGGCGAGGCCGCCGAGCGCGTGTACTTCGACCAGCAGAAGTCGGATGCCACGCCCCAGCTGGTCGGAGCCCCCACATGA
- a CDS encoding NUDIX domain-containing protein — translation MTIVPPAPDEPRRPDGPRDPGDAWVVADDGTRYWGRFGAAGLLALDAQRGILLQHRVSWSHFGGTWGLPGGARHEGESAGAAALREAAEEAGVPADAVRPRLLSMLDLGIWSYGTVLADVVTPFEPVISDAESRELSWVPVANIDDYPLHPGLATAWPQLRTLLDVRPAIVVDAANVVGSVPNGWWRDRAGAGSRLLARVAAWARQGVDAGSIDLPAGQWFPEVSVVLEGAARSAGVAAGVHVVRAPASGDDAIVDEAARLVSLGRRVIVVTTDRALSRRAAEAGAAVRSAGWLLALLPEHA, via the coding sequence GTGACGATCGTCCCGCCCGCACCGGATGAGCCGCGCCGCCCCGACGGGCCGCGCGATCCCGGCGACGCGTGGGTGGTCGCCGATGACGGCACCCGTTACTGGGGCCGCTTCGGCGCAGCGGGGCTGCTGGCGCTCGACGCGCAGCGCGGCATCCTGCTGCAGCACCGGGTGTCGTGGAGTCATTTCGGCGGCACCTGGGGGCTCCCCGGCGGCGCACGTCACGAGGGCGAGAGCGCGGGGGCCGCGGCCCTGCGGGAAGCGGCGGAAGAGGCCGGGGTGCCGGCGGATGCCGTGCGGCCGCGGCTGCTCAGCATGCTGGACCTGGGCATCTGGAGCTACGGCACCGTGCTCGCCGATGTCGTGACGCCGTTCGAGCCCGTCATCAGCGATGCCGAGAGCCGGGAGCTGTCGTGGGTGCCCGTCGCCAACATCGACGATTACCCGCTGCATCCCGGATTGGCCACGGCGTGGCCACAGCTGCGGACTCTGTTGGACGTGCGGCCGGCCATCGTGGTGGATGCCGCGAACGTCGTGGGCTCGGTCCCCAATGGCTGGTGGCGTGACCGCGCCGGCGCCGGGTCGCGGCTGCTGGCACGCGTGGCCGCCTGGGCGCGACAGGGGGTGGATGCCGGGTCGATCGATCTTCCCGCAGGGCAGTGGTTCCCCGAGGTCTCCGTCGTGCTCGAGGGCGCCGCGCGCTCTGCCGGCGTTGCCGCGGGAGTGCACGTGGTGCGCGCGCCCGCCTCGGGCGACGACGCGATCGTCGACGAGGCAGCCCGGCTGGTGTCGCTCGGTCGTCGCGTCATCGTCGTCACGACCGACCGCGCGCTGTCGCGGCGCGCCGCCGAGGCCGGGGCTGCGGTGCGCAGCGCCGGCTGGCTGCTCGCCTTGTTGCCGGAGCACGCATAG
- a CDS encoding DHA2 family efflux MFS transporter permease subunit: protein MTLEKTPPTADNPTPTGTAPVIVRPGVVIALLVISAFVVILNETIMSVALPSLMTDLAITASTAQWLTTGFLLTMAIVIPLTGYLLARFPLRGVYLAAMSLFTLGTLIGALAPGFEMLLAGRVVQASGTAIMMPLLFTTVLSIVPVTHRGRMMGVISIVIAVAPAIGPTVSGIILSALSWRWLFWIVLPIALIALTLGALWVRNVTETHPAKFDVLSVLLSALGFGGLIYGLSSIGEAASGNAPVPVWIPLAVGALGLAAFVARQLQLQKSDSALLDLRTFKSKSFSLAVTLVVVVMAALFGSLVLLPIYLTDVLGLETLTIGLMLLPGGVLMGVIAPIVGSLFDKYGPTPLVIPGMIVAAAALWGMTTFDESATIPWIIAVHMTLNLGLGFVFTPLLTSALGSLPRVLYPHGSAIVGTIQQVGGAAGTAVFVTLMSVQAASSLAEGASAVSAVASGVHLAFLTGAIVASAAVILAFFVRKAPAPDDAPQGEALPVH, encoded by the coding sequence GTGACCCTCGAGAAGACTCCTCCCACCGCGGACAACCCCACGCCCACCGGCACCGCGCCCGTCATCGTGCGCCCCGGCGTCGTCATCGCCCTGCTCGTGATCTCGGCCTTCGTCGTCATCCTCAACGAGACGATCATGAGCGTCGCACTGCCGAGCCTCATGACCGACCTCGCCATCACCGCGAGCACGGCCCAGTGGCTGACCACCGGGTTCCTGCTGACGATGGCGATCGTCATCCCCCTGACCGGCTACCTGCTGGCGCGCTTCCCGCTGCGAGGCGTCTACCTCGCCGCCATGAGCCTGTTCACGCTCGGCACCCTCATCGGCGCCCTCGCTCCCGGGTTCGAGATGCTGCTCGCCGGCCGCGTCGTGCAGGCATCGGGCACCGCGATCATGATGCCGCTGCTCTTCACCACCGTGCTGTCGATCGTTCCGGTGACGCACCGCGGGCGCATGATGGGCGTCATCTCCATCGTCATCGCCGTCGCCCCGGCCATCGGACCGACCGTGTCCGGCATCATCCTCTCCGCGCTCAGCTGGCGCTGGCTGTTCTGGATCGTGCTGCCGATCGCGCTCATCGCCCTCACCCTCGGCGCCCTCTGGGTGCGCAACGTCACCGAGACCCACCCGGCGAAGTTCGACGTGCTCAGCGTGCTGCTGTCGGCCCTCGGCTTCGGCGGCCTGATCTACGGACTCAGCTCCATCGGCGAAGCCGCCTCGGGCAACGCGCCGGTTCCGGTGTGGATCCCGCTCGCCGTCGGCGCCCTGGGGCTCGCCGCCTTCGTCGCCCGCCAGCTGCAGCTGCAGAAGAGCGACAGCGCGCTGCTGGACCTGCGCACCTTCAAGTCCAAGTCCTTCAGCCTCGCCGTGACGCTCGTCGTCGTCGTGATGGCGGCGCTCTTCGGCTCGCTCGTGCTGCTGCCCATCTACCTGACCGACGTGCTCGGCCTCGAGACGCTGACCATCGGACTCATGCTGCTGCCCGGCGGCGTGCTGATGGGCGTCATCGCGCCCATCGTCGGCTCGCTGTTCGACAAGTACGGGCCGACGCCGCTCGTGATCCCCGGCATGATCGTCGCCGCGGCGGCCCTATGGGGCATGACGACCTTCGACGAGTCGGCCACCATCCCCTGGATCATCGCCGTGCACATGACGCTCAACCTCGGCCTGGGCTTCGTCTTCACGCCGCTGCTCACCTCGGCGCTCGGCTCACTGCCGCGGGTTCTGTACCCGCACGGCAGCGCGATCGTCGGGACGATTCAGCAGGTCGGCGGCGCCGCCGGCACCGCGGTGTTCGTCACCCTCATGTCGGTGCAGGCGGCCTCGTCACTGGCGGAGGGCGCGAGCGCCGTCTCGGCCGTCGCCTCGGGCGTGCACCTGGCGTTCCTCACCGGAGCCATCGTGGCGTCGGCCGCGGTGATCCTCGCGTTCTTCGTGCGCAAGGCACCCGCGCCCGACGACGCCCCGCAGGGCGAGGCGCTTCCCGTTCACTGA
- a CDS encoding TetR family transcriptional regulator, producing the protein MDTGNPHRTALNDEPVGLRERRRRETQRDISDAALELFESKGVAATTVDEIARAAGISPRTFFRYYATKEEALFAPEDDTSAAVRRETLAAIRAGAPVAAALDTGWLRLLEAFDAQAPGGRARSLRVRRLVHSEPALLAVALRNEAAGADALTDAAVDAAKADADVLTARALITAVSCTVRLAFDEWVRRAELGQDTSVREIYVALRRGLATYAGQIADDL; encoded by the coding sequence ATGGACACCGGCAACCCGCATCGCACAGCGCTCAACGACGAGCCTGTCGGGCTGCGCGAACGCCGCCGCCGTGAGACGCAGCGCGACATCTCGGATGCCGCGCTCGAGCTGTTCGAGTCGAAGGGGGTCGCCGCGACCACCGTCGACGAGATCGCCCGGGCCGCAGGGATCTCGCCCCGTACGTTCTTCCGCTACTACGCCACGAAGGAGGAGGCGCTCTTCGCTCCCGAAGACGACACCTCTGCTGCGGTGCGCCGCGAGACGCTCGCCGCGATCCGGGCCGGCGCTCCGGTCGCCGCCGCGCTCGACACCGGGTGGTTGCGCCTGCTCGAAGCCTTCGACGCGCAGGCGCCGGGCGGTCGCGCGCGCTCGCTGCGGGTGCGCCGGCTGGTGCACAGCGAACCGGCGCTGCTGGCCGTCGCACTGCGCAACGAGGCGGCCGGCGCCGATGCCCTCACCGATGCCGCCGTCGACGCGGCGAAGGCGGATGCCGACGTGCTCACCGCGCGTGCGCTGATCACCGCCGTGAGCTGCACGGTGCGATTGGCGTTCGACGAATGGGTCCGACGGGCCGAGCTCGGGCAGGACACGTCGGTCCGTGAGATCTACGTCGCGCTGCGGCGCGGTCTCGCCACGTACGCGGGGCAGATCGCCGACGACCTCTGA
- a CDS encoding S4 domain-containing protein — protein sequence MTDAAKPARVDAWLWAVRVYKTRSAATTACRAGHVRVNGERAKAAQPVRPGDELRVRIAGFDRILVVRQTITKRVGATLAAAAVDDRTPPPPPREMTAFVPVRDRGAGRPTKRERRETDRLRGR from the coding sequence ATGACGGATGCCGCCAAGCCGGCACGCGTCGACGCGTGGCTCTGGGCGGTGCGCGTGTACAAGACCCGCTCGGCCGCCACGACGGCGTGCCGCGCCGGTCACGTGCGGGTCAACGGCGAGCGCGCGAAGGCGGCGCAGCCGGTGCGGCCAGGCGACGAGCTGCGCGTGCGCATCGCGGGGTTCGACCGCATTCTGGTCGTGCGCCAGACGATCACCAAGCGGGTGGGTGCGACTCTCGCCGCCGCCGCCGTAGACGACCGCACGCCTCCCCCGCCGCCGCGCGAGATGACCGCGTTCGTGCCCGTCCGCGATCGCGGCGCCGGCCGCCCGACGAAGCGCGAGCGGCGCGAGACCGACCGTCTGCGCGGACGATGA
- a CDS encoding lysoplasmalogenase yields MRTAPDRSPTTPASSARQDPRWWWGFAVYAVVALVHVILLAVDSPLTYPTKLALMPALILAAAWSLRRTRWGVAHNLLVAALLFSWFGDGAAFFFPFFDDELPMMLLSFGLAHACYIALFWRHLAVRRLPWWSAVYVVWWLVLIIVLWPLLGALAVGVAVYGLVLGGTAAAATRCNPAVVVGAVFFLASDTTLAFRLFVPGTPDWAGVAVMVTYTIGQGLIAFGVARHLRGVRAR; encoded by the coding sequence GTGCGCACTGCACCCGACCGTTCGCCGACCACCCCCGCATCGAGCGCGCGGCAGGACCCCCGCTGGTGGTGGGGATTCGCGGTCTACGCGGTCGTTGCCCTGGTCCACGTCATCCTGCTGGCCGTGGATTCGCCGCTGACGTACCCGACCAAGCTCGCCCTCATGCCGGCGCTCATCCTCGCCGCAGCGTGGTCGCTGCGCAGGACGCGCTGGGGTGTCGCGCACAACCTCCTCGTCGCAGCCCTGCTGTTCTCGTGGTTCGGCGACGGCGCCGCCTTCTTCTTCCCGTTCTTCGACGACGAGCTGCCCATGATGCTGCTCAGCTTCGGACTGGCGCACGCCTGCTACATCGCCCTGTTCTGGCGACACCTCGCCGTGCGCCGGCTGCCCTGGTGGTCGGCCGTCTACGTGGTCTGGTGGCTCGTGCTGATCATCGTGCTGTGGCCGCTTCTCGGCGCCCTCGCCGTGGGCGTCGCCGTCTACGGCCTGGTCTTGGGCGGCACGGCCGCCGCCGCGACCCGCTGCAACCCGGCGGTCGTCGTCGGCGCGGTGTTCTTCTTGGCATCCGATACCACGCTCGCGTTCCGCCTGTTCGTCCCGGGCACGCCCGACTGGGCCGGGGTGGCCGTCATGGTCACGTACACGATCGGGCAGGGCCTCATCGCGTTCGGCGTGGCGCGGCACCTGCGCGGGGTGCGCGCGCGATGA
- a CDS encoding GNAT family N-acetyltransferase, producing the protein MNQITIEPATSPRFDDIQQAFADGGDGAECQCMWWLLTGREFETATVAERTEKFRAEIDAGPPPGLVAYVDGVPAAWVRVGPRTRQPRLARTRNYAASPVPFDDPGVWAVSCFVVRRDHRKQGLTPALLDAAVNLAREGGARIIEAYPIDVSAKKVASNDLYHGTLSTFEKAGFHEVARPKPNIAIVQLEVSG; encoded by the coding sequence ATGAACCAGATCACGATCGAGCCGGCAACGTCGCCGCGGTTCGACGACATCCAGCAGGCGTTCGCCGACGGTGGCGACGGGGCCGAGTGCCAGTGCATGTGGTGGCTGCTGACGGGACGTGAGTTCGAGACCGCCACGGTCGCCGAGCGCACCGAGAAGTTCCGCGCCGAGATCGACGCCGGCCCGCCGCCGGGCCTCGTGGCCTACGTCGACGGCGTGCCTGCCGCGTGGGTGAGGGTCGGGCCACGCACCCGCCAGCCGCGCCTGGCACGCACCCGCAACTACGCCGCGTCCCCGGTGCCGTTCGACGACCCCGGGGTGTGGGCGGTGAGCTGCTTCGTCGTGCGACGCGACCACCGAAAGCAGGGGCTCACCCCTGCGCTGCTGGATGCCGCGGTGAACCTCGCTCGCGAAGGCGGCGCCCGCATCATCGAGGCGTATCCGATCGACGTATCGGCGAAGAAGGTGGCGTCGAACGACCTGTACCACGGCACGCTCTCCACCTTCGAGAAGGCGGGATTCCACGAGGTGGCCCGACCGAAGCCGAACATCGCGATCGTGCAGCTCGAGGTCTCGGGCTGA
- a CDS encoding DUF4265 domain-containing protein, with the protein MAADALAWGLEGERPLTQFTYRTHLAPVWREKADFILNASIPDDESNLEQLWTRRLDSERLEICCIPFYRYGVALGDVVSFRADDERGLLLDEKLEESGRYVLRAYLREDRVAVQQDLYDRLCELGTLQEWSGSRFVAIDCRDEPHAARVSGYLQQCVDLNLLEYETGR; encoded by the coding sequence GTGGCCGCCGACGCACTGGCCTGGGGCTTGGAGGGGGAGCGCCCGTTGACGCAGTTCACCTACAGGACGCACCTCGCACCCGTCTGGCGGGAGAAGGCGGACTTCATCCTCAATGCCAGCATCCCTGACGATGAGTCCAACCTGGAGCAGCTCTGGACCCGTAGGCTCGACTCGGAGCGGCTCGAGATCTGTTGCATTCCCTTCTACCGCTACGGCGTCGCCTTGGGTGACGTGGTTTCTTTCAGGGCCGACGACGAGCGCGGTCTTCTTCTTGACGAGAAGTTGGAGGAATCGGGGAGGTACGTGTTGCGCGCCTACCTGCGCGAGGATCGGGTCGCGGTTCAGCAAGACCTCTACGACCGTTTGTGTGAACTCGGGACGCTTCAGGAGTGGTCCGGATCAAGATTCGTGGCAATCGACTGCAGGGATGAGCCGCACGCGGCCAGGGTCTCGGGTTACCTCCAGCAATGCGTCGACCTGAACCTTCTCGAGTACGAAACCGGGCGCTGA
- a CDS encoding substrate-binding domain-containing protein encodes MITSSQCHGIRLTRLSHHAASIQGGRAAAALAAASGATAVVAYNDLVALGLEAGMLDLGRTCPDDISLVGIDDIDLAGAVTPGLTTVQMPIERSGALAVDLLLQAIAGSVIGDVATLGSQLIVRASTGVARAA; translated from the coding sequence TTGATCACGTCATCGCAATGCCACGGCATCCGGCTCACCCGCCTCAGCCACCACGCCGCCTCGATCCAGGGAGGGCGCGCCGCGGCCGCGCTCGCGGCAGCGAGCGGGGCCACGGCCGTCGTTGCCTACAACGATCTCGTCGCCCTCGGGCTTGAGGCGGGGATGCTGGACCTCGGTCGCACCTGCCCCGACGACATCAGCCTCGTGGGTATCGATGACATCGACCTTGCCGGGGCCGTGACCCCAGGGCTCACCACGGTGCAGATGCCCATCGAGCGCAGCGGCGCCCTCGCCGTCGACCTGCTGTTGCAGGCGATTGCGGGCTCCGTGATCGGCGACGTCGCGACGCTCGGCTCGCAGCTGATCGTTCGGGCATCGACCGGGGTTGCGCGGGCGGCCTAG
- a CDS encoding DNA/RNA non-specific endonuclease produces the protein MADGYDPLFLDADVPLPTSRRQVVRLDYPRFTVVLDIERRLAAVTAVNIDGASLRDLPRTGEWQLDPRVPADQQAGPEVYAGNNLDRGHLVRRRDPGWGETQAAREATEATFRYPNAAPQAAGFNQSKQLWLGLEDHVLGYAEATDQRLSVFTAPVLRADDPPYRGIRIPLRFWKVAAWHSTDGLAATAFVLDQSELVDIREGAVVAPPLAAFRTFQMPVAEVVAATGIDLGPLIDADVLPVTEGVTTWRELDTTEDIVL, from the coding sequence ATGGCGGACGGCTACGACCCCCTGTTCCTCGACGCCGACGTCCCGTTGCCGACGTCGCGGCGACAAGTCGTGCGACTGGATTACCCGCGGTTCACCGTCGTGCTCGACATCGAACGGCGCCTGGCGGCCGTCACCGCGGTGAACATCGACGGCGCCTCTCTGCGTGACCTTCCACGCACCGGCGAGTGGCAGCTCGATCCCCGGGTGCCCGCCGACCAGCAGGCGGGACCCGAGGTCTACGCCGGGAACAACCTGGATCGCGGGCATCTCGTCCGTCGCCGCGATCCCGGGTGGGGCGAGACCCAGGCCGCGCGGGAAGCCACCGAGGCGACGTTCCGCTACCCGAACGCGGCACCGCAGGCCGCCGGGTTCAACCAGTCGAAACAGCTGTGGCTGGGACTCGAGGATCACGTCCTCGGCTACGCGGAGGCCACCGACCAGCGCCTGTCGGTATTCACCGCGCCCGTGCTGCGGGCAGATGACCCGCCCTACCGTGGCATCCGGATCCCCTTGCGGTTCTGGAAGGTCGCAGCGTGGCACTCCACCGACGGCCTCGCCGCCACGGCGTTCGTCCTGGATCAGAGCGAGCTTGTGGACATCCGCGAGGGGGCCGTGGTCGCGCCGCCGCTCGCGGCCTTCCGCACCTTCCAGATGCCGGTGGCCGAGGTCGTCGCCGCGACCGGGATCGACCTCGGTCCGCTCATCGACGCCGACGTGCTCCCCGTCACCGAGGGCGTCACGACGTGGCGAGAACTGGACACGACGGAGGACATCGTTCTCTGA